From the Microplitis mediator isolate UGA2020A chromosome 6, iyMicMedi2.1, whole genome shotgun sequence genome, one window contains:
- the LOC130669484 gene encoding ATP-dependent Clp protease proteolytic subunit, mitochondrial, which produces MLLRKIGNFLNVNNHARNIISRNLGLVPIVVEQTGRGERAYDIYSRLLKDRIICLMGAVTDDVSSLVIAQLLFLQSESNKKPIHLYINSPGGSVTAGLGIYDTMQYVLPPIATWCVGQACSMASLLLAAGAPGMRHSLPNARIMIHQPSGGVQGQATDIQIQAEEILKLKNQINHLYVKHTGLDITRIENSMERDKFMSPPEAKEFGIIDTILEHPTQERDDNRSSPSKTDSAVDT; this is translated from the exons atgttgcTCAGGAAAattggcaattttttaaatgtaaat aaTCATGctcgaaatattatttcaagaaatttaGGTTTAGTGCCAATTGTTGTTGAACAAACTGGTCGAGGAGAACGAGCTTATGACATTTATTCAAGATTACTAAAAGATCGAATTATTTGTCTCATGGGAGCT GTAACAGATGATGTTTCGTCGTTGGTGATAGCGCAGTTACTATTTCTGCAATCAGAAAGTAATAAAAAGCCAATTCACTTGTACATTAATTCACCGGGCGGAAGTGTAACAGCAGGTCTAGGAATTTATGATACAATGCAATATGTCCTTCCACCAATAGCAACCTGGTGTGTAGGTCAAGCCTGTTCAATGGCAAGTTTACTGCTGGCAGCTGGTGCCCCTGGTATGAGACATTCACTTCCCAATGCAAGGATTATGATCCACCAGCCTTCTGGAGGAGTTCAAGGCCAAGCTACTGATATTCAAATTCAAGCGgaggaaattttgaaattgaaaaatcaaattaatcaTCTTTATGTGAAACATACTGGTCTTGATATTACTAGAATAG AAAATAGTATGGAAAGAGACAAATTTATGAGTCCACCAGAAGCTAAAGAATTTGGAATAATAGACACAATTTTAGAGCATCCAACACAAGAAAGAGATGATAATAGAAGTTCGCCTTCAAAAACTGACAGTGCAGTTGATACATAA
- the LOC130669483 gene encoding protein limb expression 1 homolog has protein sequence MQGIMPVKTKTRVPESMGVSGDLVDARAKQVLREAVDAVVNSFAKHTQGYGRVNVVEALQEFWQMKQSRGTELRNGALVIYESVPGASPPYVCYVTLPGGSCFGSFQSCPTKAEARRSAAKIALMNSVFNEHPSRKITDDFIEKAVAEARASFNKPASTSNGQSQNSGDEKEDPNTGIGAFRFMLECNRGRTMLEFQELMTVFQLLHWNGSLKAMRERQCSRQEVVAHYSHRALDDDMRSQMALDWVAREHENGGGVVAMELALAERELETARLAGRELRFPKEKKDILMLAHAQVCPQ, from the exons ATGCAGGGCATTATGCCAGTTAAAACTAAAACGAGAGTACCAGAAAGTATGGGTGTTTCTGGAGACCTGGTTGATGCTCGTGCTAAGCAAGTTCTTCGGGAAGCTGTTGATGCTGTTGTTAATAGTTTTGCTAAACATACTCAAGGATATGGACGAG TTAATGTCGTGGAGGCACTGCAAGAGTTCTGGCAGATGAAACAAAGTAGAGGCACGGAGTTAAGAAACGGCGCATTGGTTATTTATGAATCTGTACCTGGTGCAAGCCCTCCATATGTTTGCTATGTAACACTACCTGGTGGTTCTTGCTTTGGTAGCTTCCAAAGCTGTCCAACAAAAGCTGAAGCACGTAGGTCAGCTGCTAAAATAGCACTGATGAATTCAGTGTTCAATGAACATCCCTCGAGAAAAATAACTGATGACTTTATTGAGAAAGCTGTCGCCGAGGCCAGAGCTAGTTTCAATAAACCAGCCTCGACTTCCAATGGCCAATCACAG AATAGCGGAGATGAAAAGGAAGACCCTAATACAGGTATTGGTGCATTTCGCTTTATGTTAGAGTGCAATCGTGGCAGGACAATGTTAGAGTTCCAAGAATTGATGACTGTATTCCAACTGCTGCATTGGAATGGATCATTAAAAGCGATGAGAGAAAGACAATGCAGCAGACAAGAAGTCGTTGCTCATTACAGCCATCGTGCTCTTGATGACGACATGCGAAGCCAAATGGCACTTGATTGGGTTGCTAGGGAACACGAAAATGGTGGCGGAGTTGTCGCTATGGAACTTGCTCTTGCTGAGAGAGAATTGGAGACTGCTAGACTTGCTGGCCGTGAATTACGATTCCCTAAAGAGAAAAAAGATATTCTTATGCTTGCTCATGCTCAAGTGTGTccacagtaa
- the LOC130669285 gene encoding G1/S-specific cyclin-E1 → MPQASFQEQNAFQSCPLSSKSQPLKRKRKNTEPSEDTENIYPPTKQQQLAVSPSTRIESCNDVSYNEEVKTPQHQIAQETERREPSTWSELRTATCFLTPSTSTSGKHNPLPSFPWADGSQVWSMLCLGDQKTLAQRDPQMFQRHPTLQPRMRAILLDWLIEVCEVYKLHRETYYLAMDYIDRYLSTHQNVPKNQLQLIGITCLFIAAKVEEIYPPKIAEFAYVTDGACTEDEILGKELVVLKGLGWNLSPVTPPGWLNVYMQLESGDWGRPNAFIYPQYSGLQYTQAAQLLDLATLDEGSLKFPYSHMAAASIYHTQGRECALRVSRLTWEQLSPCVKWLAAFASTLADEGSQLLRSAVTPVETNSGSGLRASVPNIVLDESHRIQTHVIDLSMLEKAQQRHESNELPLEVFDQNSSLGTPGSPDQSGILTPPSSSQKNSPAPSRLPPQLEPYT, encoded by the exons ATGCCACAAGCTAG TTTTCAAGAACAAAATGCCTTTCAATCCTGCCCACTCAGTAGCAAGTCCCAGCCTCTGAAACGCAAACGAAAAAACACTGAACCCTCTGAAGACACTGAAAATATTTACCCACCAACAAAACAACAGCAATTAGCAGTATCACCAAGTACTCGTATTGAGTCATGCAATGATGTATCATACAATGAAGAAGTAAAAACACCTCAGCATCAAATAGCACAAGAAACAGAACGAAGAGAGCCATCAACATGGTCGGAGCTTCGTACAGCCACATGTTTTCTAACCCCATCAACATCAACAAGTGGAAAACACAACCCACTTCCGTCATTTCCTTGGGCTGATGGATCACAAGTGTGGTCAATGCTCTGTCTGGGTGACCAAAAAACTTTGGCACAGAGGGATCCACAAATGTTCCAGAGGCATCCAACTCTTCAGCCACGTATGCGAGCTATTTTACTCGACTGGTTGATTGAAGTTTGTGAAGTTTATAAACTACATAGAGAGACTTATTATCTGGCTATGGATTACATTGACAGATATCTATCGACACATCAGAATGTaccaaaaaatcaattacaacTTATTGGCATCAcatgtttatttattgcagcaaag GTTGAAGAAATTTACCCACCCAAAATAGCTGAGTTCGCGTATGTAACAGACGGAGCATGCACTGAAGACGAAATTCTTGGAAAAGAATTGGTAGTTTTAAAAGGACTTGGATGGAATTTATCTCCAGTGACGCCACCAGGATGGTTGAATGTTTACATGCAACTTGAATCCGGTGATTGGGGGCGACCAAATGCATTTATTTACCCTCAATACAGCGGCCTTCAGTACACTCAGGCAGCCCAGCTTCTGGACCTTGCGACCCTGGATGAAGGCAGCTTGAAATTCCCGTACAGTCATATGGCTGCTGCGTCAATTTATCACACACAGGGAAGAGAATGTGCATTAAGAGTATCAAGACTTACATGGGAACAGCTGAGTCCGTGTGTCAAATGGCTCGCGGCATTTGCATCAACGCTTGCTGATGAAGGATCGCAATTATTGAGATCAGCTGTTACACCCGTCGAGACAAATTCTGGCTCAGGACTGCGGGCCTCTGTACCTAATATTGTTTTAGATGAGAGTCATCGTATTCAAACTCACGTTATTGACTTGAGTATGCTAGAAAAAGCACAACAGAGACATGAAAGTAATGAATTACCTCTTGAAGTGTTTGATCAGAATTCAAGTTTAGGTACACCCGGTAGTCCTGATCAAAGTGGAATTCTCACTCCACCGTCTAGTAGTCAAAAAAACTCACCAGCACCTTCACGGTTACCTCCACAACTTGAACCGTATACGTAG